The Carassius auratus strain Wakin chromosome 27, ASM336829v1, whole genome shotgun sequence genome includes a region encoding these proteins:
- the LOC113045774 gene encoding rho guanine nucleotide exchange factor 4-like isoform X8 has translation MRTQHSAGEVGVPLAGGGCSGGSSEQSPGSDSDCSPALGLAGGVRAVRGVMSHYWSLESLHSTNALVITDGPQDKSGLADEVGSEDDLYNEFRSSSNRFGHPGGGGEQLAINELISDGSVCAEALWDHVTMDDQELGFKAGDVIEVVDATNKEWWWGRVLDSEGWFPASFVRLRVNQDEPMEEYLAHLDGASEGGGASMGGPLGPGLPCKEQMRANVINEIMSTERDYIKHLKDICEGYIKQCRKRTDMFTEEQLRTIFGNIDELYRFQKKFLKALEKKFNKDHPHLSEIGSCFLEHQTNFQIYSEYCNNHPNACVQLSKLMKIKKYVFFFEACRLLQKMIDISLDGFLLTPVQKICKYPLQLAELLKYTNPQHRDYKDVEAALNAMKNVARLINERKRRLENIDKIAQWQSSIEDWEGEDILSRSSDLIFSGDLTKISQPQAKGQQRMFFLFDHQLVFCKKDLLRRDILYYKGRLDMDQMQVVDVEDGKDKDFNMSVKNALKLCSPGGEEVHLLCAKKPEQKQRWLRAFADEREQVQHDLETGFTITEVQKKQAMLNASKSHPTGKPKAVTKPYYDFLLRQKHPTLPTSLPQQQVIMLAEPKRKTSNFWHNIGRLTPFKK, from the exons ATGCGCACCCAGCACAGTGCCGGTGAGGTGGGCGTCCCGCTGGCAGGAGGTGGCTGCAGTGGTGGCAGCTCAGAGCAGTCGCCAGGCTCCGACTCAGACTGTAGCCCCGCTCTAGGATTGGCCGGAGGGGTAAGAGCAGTGCGAGGGGTCATGTCCCATTACTGGAGTCTGGAGAGCCTTCACTCCACCAACG CCTTGGTGATAACTGATGGACCGCAGGATAAGTCTGGCCTTGCGGATGAGGTGGGGAGTGAAGATGACCTGTACAATGAGTTTCGCAGCTCCTCCAACCGATTCGGACatccaggaggaggaggagaacagCTGGCCATAAATGAG CTGATCAGTGATGGCAGCGTGTGTGCGGAGGCTCTATGGGACCACGTCACCATGGACGACCAGGAGCTGGGCTTCAAAGCTGGAGATGTCATTGAAGTAGTGGACGCCACAAACAAGGAGTGGTGGTGGGGCCGGGTGCTGGACAGCGAGGGCTGGTTCCCCGCCAGCTTTGTTCGG TTACGGGTGAACCAAGATGAACCCATGGAGGAATACTTAGCCCATCTGGACGGGGCCTCAGAGGGGGGTGGGGCCAGCATGGGGGGTCCCTTAGGGCCCGGTCTGCCCTGCAAGGAACAGATGAGAGCCAACGTCATCAATGAGATCATGAGCACAGAGAGGGATTACATCAAACACCTGAAGGACATCTGTGAG GGTTATATAAAACAGTGTCGGAAGAGGACAGATATGTTTACCGAGGAACAACTGCGCACTATCTTTGGAAACATCGATGAGCTCTACCGTTTTCAGAAGAAGTTCCTCAAAGCATTGGAGAAGAAATTCAACAAAGACCATCCTCACCTCAGCGAGATTGGCTCCTGCTTCTTAGAGCAC CAAACAAACTTTCAGATCTACTCTGAATATTGCAACAACCACCCCAATGCCTGCGTGCAGCTCTCCAAACTGATGAAGATCAAGAAGTATGTGTTCTTCTTTGAGGCCTGTCGTCTGCTCCAGAAGATGATCGACATTTCCTTGGATGGATTCCTGCTTACTCCTGTTCAGAAGATCTGCAAGTATCCTCTGCAGCTGGCTGAACTGCTGAAGTACACCAACCCACAGCACAG AGATTATAAGGACGTGGAAGCTGctttaaatgcaatgaaaaatgTGGCCCGACTGATCAATGAGAGAAAACGGCGTCTAGAGAATATTGACAAAATTGCTCAGTGGCAAAGCTCCATAGAAGACTGGGAG GGTGAAGACATCTTGAGCAGAAGCTCTGATCTGATTTTCTCAGGAGACCTGACAAAGATCTCCCAGCCACAGGCCAAAGGCCAGCAGCGAATGTTCTTTCTCTTTGACCACCAACTGGTTTTCTGTAAGAAG GATCTGCTTCGGAGGGACATCCTGTACTATAAGGGTCGGTTAGACATGGATCAAATGCAAGTTGTGGATGTGGAGGACGGGAAAGATAAGGACTTTAACATGAGTGTGAAGAATGCCTTGAAATTATGTTCTCCTGGGGGAGAGGAGGTCCACCTTCTGTGTGCCAAGAAACCTGAGCAGAAGCAGCGCTGGCTGCGAGCCTTTGCGGATGAACGGGAACAGGTCCAGCACGACCTCGAAACAG GTTTTACGATCACAGAGGTCCAGAAGAAGCAGGCCATGCTGAATGCATCTAAAAGTCACCCAACAGGGAAGCCCAAAG CTGTGACCAAGCCCTACTACGACTTCCTGCTGCGTCAGAAGCACCCCACTCTTCCCACCTCCCTGCCCCAGCAGCAGGTCATCATGTTGGCCGAGCCCAAACGCAAGACCTCCAACTTCTGGCACAACATCGGACGCTTGACACCGTTCAAAAAATGA
- the LOC113045774 gene encoding rho guanine nucleotide exchange factor 4-like isoform X7, with the protein MRTQHSAGEVGVPLAGGGCSGGSSEQSPGSDSDCSPALGLAGGVRAVRGVMSHYWSLESLHSTNALVITDGPQDKSGLADEVGSEDDLYNEFRSSSNRFGHPGGGGEQLAINELISDGSVCAEALWDHVTMDDQELGFKAGDVIEVVDATNKEWWWGRVLDSEGWFPASFVRLRVNQDEPMEEYLAHLDGASEGGGASMGGPLGPGLPCKEQMRANVINEIMSTERDYIKHLKDICEGYIKQCRKRTDMFTEEQLRTIFGNIDELYRFQKKFLKALEKKFNKDHPHLSEIGSCFLEHQTNFQIYSEYCNNHPNACVQLSKLMKIKKYVFFFEACRLLQKMIDISLDGFLLTPVQKICKYPLQLAELLKYTNPQHRDYKDVEAALNAMKNVARLINERKRRLENIDKIAQWQSSIEDWEGEDILSRSSDLIFSGDLTKISQPQAKGQQRMFFLFDHQLVFCKKDLLRRDILYYKGRLDMDQMQVVDVEDGKDKDFNMSVKNALKLCSPGGEEVHLLCAKKPEQKQRWLRAFADEREQVQHDLETGFTITEVQKKQAMLNASKSHPTGKPKALALQHLLALRSPLLHPKTSKCLRFSEPSGPLAPRATLTSPLLPEGPQRRQGRGVRVPPGVLRRAISWVSSQSREPIE; encoded by the exons ATGCGCACCCAGCACAGTGCCGGTGAGGTGGGCGTCCCGCTGGCAGGAGGTGGCTGCAGTGGTGGCAGCTCAGAGCAGTCGCCAGGCTCCGACTCAGACTGTAGCCCCGCTCTAGGATTGGCCGGAGGGGTAAGAGCAGTGCGAGGGGTCATGTCCCATTACTGGAGTCTGGAGAGCCTTCACTCCACCAACG CCTTGGTGATAACTGATGGACCGCAGGATAAGTCTGGCCTTGCGGATGAGGTGGGGAGTGAAGATGACCTGTACAATGAGTTTCGCAGCTCCTCCAACCGATTCGGACatccaggaggaggaggagaacagCTGGCCATAAATGAG CTGATCAGTGATGGCAGCGTGTGTGCGGAGGCTCTATGGGACCACGTCACCATGGACGACCAGGAGCTGGGCTTCAAAGCTGGAGATGTCATTGAAGTAGTGGACGCCACAAACAAGGAGTGGTGGTGGGGCCGGGTGCTGGACAGCGAGGGCTGGTTCCCCGCCAGCTTTGTTCGG TTACGGGTGAACCAAGATGAACCCATGGAGGAATACTTAGCCCATCTGGACGGGGCCTCAGAGGGGGGTGGGGCCAGCATGGGGGGTCCCTTAGGGCCCGGTCTGCCCTGCAAGGAACAGATGAGAGCCAACGTCATCAATGAGATCATGAGCACAGAGAGGGATTACATCAAACACCTGAAGGACATCTGTGAG GGTTATATAAAACAGTGTCGGAAGAGGACAGATATGTTTACCGAGGAACAACTGCGCACTATCTTTGGAAACATCGATGAGCTCTACCGTTTTCAGAAGAAGTTCCTCAAAGCATTGGAGAAGAAATTCAACAAAGACCATCCTCACCTCAGCGAGATTGGCTCCTGCTTCTTAGAGCAC CAAACAAACTTTCAGATCTACTCTGAATATTGCAACAACCACCCCAATGCCTGCGTGCAGCTCTCCAAACTGATGAAGATCAAGAAGTATGTGTTCTTCTTTGAGGCCTGTCGTCTGCTCCAGAAGATGATCGACATTTCCTTGGATGGATTCCTGCTTACTCCTGTTCAGAAGATCTGCAAGTATCCTCTGCAGCTGGCTGAACTGCTGAAGTACACCAACCCACAGCACAG AGATTATAAGGACGTGGAAGCTGctttaaatgcaatgaaaaatgTGGCCCGACTGATCAATGAGAGAAAACGGCGTCTAGAGAATATTGACAAAATTGCTCAGTGGCAAAGCTCCATAGAAGACTGGGAG GGTGAAGACATCTTGAGCAGAAGCTCTGATCTGATTTTCTCAGGAGACCTGACAAAGATCTCCCAGCCACAGGCCAAAGGCCAGCAGCGAATGTTCTTTCTCTTTGACCACCAACTGGTTTTCTGTAAGAAG GATCTGCTTCGGAGGGACATCCTGTACTATAAGGGTCGGTTAGACATGGATCAAATGCAAGTTGTGGATGTGGAGGACGGGAAAGATAAGGACTTTAACATGAGTGTGAAGAATGCCTTGAAATTATGTTCTCCTGGGGGAGAGGAGGTCCACCTTCTGTGTGCCAAGAAACCTGAGCAGAAGCAGCGCTGGCTGCGAGCCTTTGCGGATGAACGGGAACAGGTCCAGCACGACCTCGAAACAG GTTTTACGATCACAGAGGTCCAGAAGAAGCAGGCCATGCTGAATGCATCTAAAAGTCACCCAACAGGGAAGCCCAAAG CTTTAGCTTTACAGCATCTTTTGGCACTCAGATCTCCACTTCTTCACCCAAAAACTTCCAAGTGCCTACGTTTTTCTGAACCTTCGGGACCTCTGGCTCCCAGGGCCACCTTAACTTCACCTCTCCTCCCTGAAGGCCCTCAGCGTAGGCAGGGGCGGGGGGTTAGGGTGCCCCCTGGGGTCCTGCGCAGGGCAATATCTTGGGTGTCCTCTCAAAGTAGAGAGCCGATCGAGTAG